The Malus domestica chromosome 10, GDT2T_hap1 genome contains a region encoding:
- the LOC103435035 gene encoding uncharacterized protein, with protein MNPIRAFSSPAELPASSTASKERPEDHSFDGIATNVKLLLKLIQEQNEACTKDNDDRKMQRVAGMMTIIDDVKTRIQKSQTVKRRAELRRCNTDLRPNVPRDKRPPEPVIDEKERLRRQLSASLAARKSLEIMCSGLGKENEIIASELARKVHELTGMEEHINDLRAQNEMLLAKVQACAAEHKEKRCAGGGVEIHGNAALQERNKALSEQLLKSLDGCRSLKRKIKDAQKENNGMHSTMEEMGVEVQEGLERIRALKQKIATSNEQAADIEEEISALEHLFESFSMKISKHGSKKGESAKHNTEIDTT; from the exons ATGAACCCGATTCGAGCATTTTCATCTCCTGCAGAGTTGCCAGCTTCTTCCACAGCTTCTAAAGAACGCCCAGAAGATCATAGTTTTGATG GCATTGCCACCAATGTGAAGTTATTATTAAAGCTAATCCAAGAGCAAAATGAGGCCTGCACAAAAGACAATGATGACAGGAAGATGCAAAGGGTGGCGGGAATGATGACGATAATTGATGATGTTAAAACCCGGATTCAGAAATCTCAAACCGTTAAGAGGAGAGCAGAGCTCCGGCGATGCAATACAGATCTTAGGCCAAATGTTCCAAGGGACAAAAGGCCTCCGGAGCCAGTAATTGATGAGAAAGAAAGGTTGAGAAGACAGCTTAGCGCAAGCTTGGCAGCGCGAAAGAGCCTAGAAATAATGTGTTCAGGCTTGGGAAAGGAGAACGAGATTATTGCATCGGAGCTTGCGAGAAAGGTTCATGAATTGACTGGGATGGAGGAACATATCAATGATCTTCGAGCGCAAAATGAGATGCTGTTGGCAAAAGTACAAGCTTGTGCAGCAGAGCACAAGGAGAAGAGGTGTGCCGGTGGTGGGGTAGAGATTCATGGGAATGCAGCACTCCAGGAGCGAAACAAGGCACTTTCGGAGCAACTTCTTAAGTCCCTTGATGGGTGTAGATCCTTAAAGAGAAAGATCAAAGACGCACAAAAGGAAAACAATGGGATGCACTCGACCATGGAGGAGATGGGGGTGGAAGTTCAAGAAGGCCTAGAACGAATACGCGCACTCAAGCAAAAGATTGCCACAAGCAATGAGCAAGCAGCAGATATTGAAGAGGAGATCTCAGCATTGGAGCATCTGTTTGAGAGCTTCAGTATGAAGATTTCGAAGCATGGGTCGAAGAAAGGTGAAAGTGCAAAACACAACACTGAGATCGACACTACTTAA